The following are from one region of the Gryllotalpicola protaetiae genome:
- a CDS encoding MFS transporter produces MTTPMSMDGGAESGGSSNEMTGTIAVVIGAPCSGIGQAAAMKRPVARRAGLPWVQLLALFTAGLIGMLIETLPAGILPQFSADMGVTPSLAGQILTVYALGSALAAIPINQLLAKWKRRDVVIAALGTFAIANAVTAASANFDVTLVARFVAGVGAALVYANVGGIAARISPAGAQARAVTIALGGAPVALTIGVPIGTFVATRLDWRWNFWGVVVMSVGLIVWMLATVPNLDPAAAPGEKPSVRRTLAHPGVVIVLLVLAGWVIVHNELYTYIANYLIGFHYGQALTGVLFTFGVGSLVALLAVGALIDLHHRKLVVAAMVLFTVTAIGLAVGFESLAVVYISSALWGLAFGGSTSLFITAATRSADKDGDTAMALVVTVFNLGIAVGGIVGGLALAGAGSEGLAITGVILMIPTVIATLFARKYAFVPDRKPAPA; encoded by the coding sequence ATGACCACTCCCATGAGCATGGACGGCGGCGCGGAGTCAGGCGGATCGAGTAACGAGATGACGGGCACGATCGCCGTCGTCATCGGCGCGCCGTGCTCGGGCATCGGGCAGGCAGCTGCGATGAAGCGGCCTGTGGCGAGGCGGGCGGGGCTGCCGTGGGTGCAGCTCCTGGCGCTGTTCACCGCGGGCCTCATCGGCATGCTCATCGAGACGCTGCCAGCCGGAATCCTGCCGCAGTTCAGCGCCGACATGGGCGTCACACCTTCCCTCGCTGGGCAGATCCTGACCGTCTACGCCCTCGGCTCGGCGCTCGCGGCGATCCCGATCAACCAACTGCTCGCGAAATGGAAGCGCCGCGACGTCGTCATCGCGGCGCTCGGCACGTTTGCGATCGCGAACGCGGTCACGGCGGCTTCCGCGAATTTCGACGTGACGCTCGTCGCACGATTCGTCGCCGGAGTCGGCGCTGCTCTCGTGTACGCGAATGTGGGCGGGATCGCGGCTCGGATCTCTCCTGCGGGCGCCCAGGCGCGCGCCGTCACGATCGCGCTGGGAGGCGCGCCGGTCGCGCTGACCATCGGCGTGCCCATCGGGACGTTCGTGGCCACTCGACTCGACTGGCGCTGGAACTTCTGGGGCGTCGTCGTCATGTCCGTCGGCCTGATCGTATGGATGCTCGCGACGGTCCCGAATCTTGACCCGGCAGCCGCGCCCGGCGAGAAGCCGTCGGTGCGCCGCACCCTGGCTCACCCGGGCGTCGTCATCGTCCTCCTGGTCCTTGCCGGATGGGTGATCGTGCACAACGAGCTGTACACCTACATCGCCAACTATCTGATCGGCTTCCACTACGGGCAGGCGTTGACCGGCGTCCTCTTCACCTTCGGCGTCGGCTCGCTCGTCGCGCTTCTCGCCGTCGGCGCCCTCATCGACCTGCACCATCGCAAACTCGTCGTGGCCGCCATGGTGCTGTTCACCGTCACCGCGATCGGATTGGCCGTCGGCTTCGAATCGCTGGCCGTCGTGTACATCTCCTCGGCACTGTGGGGACTCGCATTCGGCGGCTCCACCTCCCTCTTCATCACCGCGGCCACCCGCTCCGCCGACAAGGACGGCGACACCGCGATGGCGCTCGTCGTCACCGTCTTCAATCTGGGAATCGCGGTCGGCGGGATCGTGGGGGGCCTGGCGCTCGCCGGCGCCGGGTCGGAGGGGCTGGCGATCACCGGAGTCATCCTGATGATCCCGACCGTGATCGCCACCCTCTTCGCCCGAAAGTACGCGTTCGTTCCGGATCGCAAGCCGGCTCCCGCGTAA
- a CDS encoding alpha/beta fold hydrolase yields MVVENPYYTEAVHGPFQLAGIGDLELESGVTLSNVELAYQTVGELNPAKDNVVLIPTWFSGTHGVMRDAYVGAGRALDPEKYFIVLVNQIGSGLGTSPHNRAGAFPLVSIGDDVVAQERLLRDNLGVERIALVFGASMGAMQAYEWAVRYPERVERLGVIAGTARVLPRQIIWTQVMTDALTSDVTYANGDYVGADAVKEGLSRLSWLFGLQLVGREVWLKEHWRGFGFDSFQGFLSGFLGASLAPMDANDLISQASKWSRADVSRHTDGDLAAALGRVSAATTVMAIRSDMMFPPVEVEPQGALVPGSRFLEIDDDFGHASLFGLTPSCNAQIDAALGELLERDRGAAQP; encoded by the coding sequence ATGGTTGTCGAGAACCCCTATTACACCGAGGCCGTGCACGGGCCTTTCCAGCTCGCGGGCATCGGCGACCTGGAGCTCGAGAGCGGCGTGACCCTGTCGAACGTGGAGCTCGCGTATCAGACCGTCGGAGAGCTCAACCCGGCGAAAGACAACGTGGTGCTGATCCCCACCTGGTTCTCCGGGACCCACGGGGTGATGCGTGACGCGTACGTCGGTGCCGGGCGGGCTCTGGACCCCGAGAAGTATTTCATCGTGCTGGTGAACCAGATCGGCAGCGGGCTGGGAACGTCGCCCCATAACCGCGCTGGCGCGTTCCCACTGGTCAGCATCGGCGACGACGTGGTCGCTCAGGAACGGCTGCTGCGCGACAACCTCGGCGTCGAGCGCATCGCCCTCGTCTTCGGCGCCTCCATGGGGGCGATGCAGGCCTATGAGTGGGCCGTGCGGTACCCCGAGCGCGTCGAGCGGCTCGGCGTCATCGCGGGAACCGCACGCGTCCTCCCGCGGCAGATCATCTGGACTCAGGTGATGACCGACGCGCTGACATCCGATGTGACGTACGCGAACGGCGATTACGTCGGCGCGGATGCCGTGAAGGAGGGCCTCAGTCGCCTTTCGTGGCTGTTCGGGCTCCAGCTGGTGGGGCGGGAGGTCTGGCTGAAGGAGCACTGGCGCGGCTTCGGCTTCGACTCGTTCCAGGGTTTCCTGTCAGGGTTCCTGGGCGCATCCCTCGCCCCCATGGATGCGAACGACCTGATCAGCCAGGCCAGCAAGTGGAGCCGCGCCGACGTCAGCCGTCACACGGACGGCGACCTCGCGGCAGCGCTGGGACGGGTCAGCGCCGCCACCACGGTGATGGCGATCAGAAGCGACATGATGTTCCCGCCGGTCGAGGTCGAGCCGCAGGGCGCGCTGGTGCCGGGCAGCCGCTTCCTCGAGATCGACGACGACTTCGGCCACGCGAGCCTCTTCGGACTCACTCCGAGCTGCAACGCGCAGATCGACGCGGCACTCGGCGAGCTCCTCGAACGCGACCGAGGCGCCGCGCAGCCATGA
- a CDS encoding alpha/beta fold hydrolase, which translates to MSMTEAGMDQIPMPSEAERIEIDGLSIRYVRGGSPAGVPLVLLSPWPESIYAYAPSWPYLTGHFSITAIDLPGFGLSDGRADLYSPRAVGEFLQLVTDALGIWKAHAVGPDIGTAALLFAEALHPGTFTSIQVGGGAAAFPLRVTGLLKDFIDAPSLEAFAGADPAEIVSGAVRGIPGYDVPDFVVDDYVASYAGRRFVDSIAYVRRYPEELEELSGLLPDIQTPVQFLAAKNDPYLSLEDPHAVAAALPHARVVELENSHNAWEESPKAYAALIAAWALGGHAVVS; encoded by the coding sequence ATGTCAATGACCGAGGCCGGGATGGACCAGATCCCGATGCCGTCCGAGGCCGAACGGATCGAGATAGACGGACTCTCGATCCGCTACGTGCGAGGCGGCAGTCCTGCGGGAGTGCCGCTGGTGCTCCTCAGCCCGTGGCCGGAGAGCATCTACGCATACGCGCCCTCGTGGCCCTACCTGACCGGGCACTTCTCGATCACGGCCATCGACCTGCCGGGCTTCGGCCTCTCGGACGGGCGGGCCGATCTCTACAGCCCGCGTGCCGTCGGCGAATTCCTGCAACTCGTCACCGACGCGCTCGGCATCTGGAAGGCGCACGCCGTGGGCCCCGACATCGGAACGGCGGCTCTCCTGTTCGCTGAAGCGCTGCACCCCGGGACGTTCACGAGCATCCAGGTCGGGGGCGGCGCGGCTGCGTTCCCGCTGCGGGTGACCGGACTCCTCAAGGACTTCATCGACGCGCCCTCCCTTGAGGCCTTCGCCGGCGCGGACCCCGCCGAGATCGTCAGTGGCGCGGTCAGAGGCATCCCCGGCTACGACGTCCCGGATTTCGTGGTCGACGACTACGTGGCCTCATATGCGGGTCGTCGGTTCGTCGACTCGATCGCGTACGTCCGGCGCTACCCGGAAGAGCTTGAAGAGCTCAGCGGTCTGCTGCCGGATATTCAGACGCCGGTGCAGTTCCTCGCGGCCAAGAACGACCCGTACCTTTCGCTCGAAGATCCGCACGCGGTGGCCGCTGCCCTTCCGCACGCGCGGGTCGTCGAGCTCGAGAACTCGCACAACGCGTGGGAGGAATCCCCGAAGGCATATGCCGCCCTCATTGCGGCGTGGGCGCTCGGCGGCCACGCCGTGGTGTCCTAG
- a CDS encoding MFS transporter → MLSRSSQSVRRTLPAPAAFAAAIASFAAFFMAAGAPTPLLIVEQRQWGFSSASLTLAFGIYAIGLLLALLTVGGLSDYVGRRPVLIGALVLETVAFMVMLAATGIEAVVVARLIQGIATGAATSAFSSAVFELAPPRARAIAASVVSAAPAGGLGLGALVAGALARWSARPDAIMWGGLAIVTVLGAVAMSASPETIAPRRGALDSLRPTISLPADVRAPFRRAAPTLVAAWMMAALYMGLVPTILGAAFGIRSTFVDGATAFLEPAAAAAATLLSARFAPRTLLRAAAVTTSLGAVVFLAGLAAGALWLLDVAGLVGGVGFGASMAAAIRSTIPGTPAQRRAGVFAAIYTVSYLAFGVPTIVSGRLAGVFGLMPVVVVLASVIAVLAAAGLAVTSRAGEPGAARTPRRGRRAPTPQ, encoded by the coding sequence ATGCTGTCACGAAGCAGTCAGAGCGTGCGGCGCACGCTTCCCGCGCCGGCTGCCTTCGCGGCCGCCATCGCGAGCTTCGCGGCGTTCTTCATGGCCGCGGGCGCTCCGACGCCGTTGCTCATCGTCGAGCAGCGGCAGTGGGGATTCTCGTCGGCATCCCTGACCCTGGCGTTCGGCATCTACGCGATCGGGCTGCTGCTCGCCCTGCTCACCGTCGGCGGCCTCTCCGACTATGTCGGACGCCGACCGGTGCTCATCGGCGCGCTCGTGCTGGAGACGGTCGCGTTCATGGTGATGCTGGCCGCGACCGGCATCGAAGCGGTCGTGGTCGCCCGGCTGATCCAGGGCATCGCCACCGGCGCGGCGACCAGTGCGTTCAGCAGCGCGGTGTTCGAGCTCGCCCCGCCCCGTGCACGCGCGATCGCGGCATCCGTCGTCAGCGCCGCCCCCGCGGGCGGCCTCGGCCTTGGTGCCCTGGTGGCCGGCGCGCTCGCCCGCTGGAGCGCGCGCCCCGACGCGATCATGTGGGGCGGGCTGGCGATAGTGACGGTGCTCGGCGCGGTGGCGATGTCCGCCTCCCCGGAGACGATCGCACCGAGGCGCGGTGCCCTCGACTCGCTGCGCCCGACGATCAGCCTTCCTGCCGACGTCCGTGCGCCGTTCCGGCGGGCGGCCCCGACCCTTGTGGCTGCCTGGATGATGGCGGCGCTCTACATGGGGCTCGTGCCCACGATCCTGGGAGCCGCGTTCGGAATCCGGAGCACCTTCGTCGACGGCGCCACGGCGTTCCTCGAACCCGCGGCCGCAGCCGCGGCGACGCTGCTCAGCGCTCGCTTCGCGCCGAGGACGCTGCTGCGGGCGGCCGCGGTGACGACCTCCCTCGGCGCCGTCGTCTTCCTCGCCGGGCTGGCGGCCGGCGCGCTGTGGTTGCTCGACGTGGCGGGGCTCGTCGGCGGGGTCGGCTTCGGCGCCTCGATGGCCGCTGCGATCCGATCCACCATCCCTGGCACGCCCGCGCAGCGTCGCGCCGGAGTGTTCGCCGCGATCTACACGGTGTCGTATCTCGCGTTCGGGGTGCCGACCATCGTCTCCGGCCGACTCGCCGGCGTCTTCGGCCTGATGCCGGTCGTCGTGGTGCTGGCCTCGGTCATCGCCGTGCTCGCGGCCGCAGGGCTCGCCGTCACCTCTCGCGCCGGCGAGCCCGGAGCCGCTAGGACACCACGGCGTGGCCGCCGAGCGCCCACGCCGCAATGA
- a CDS encoding alpha/beta fold hydrolase, protein MTQLDAPAAADTHNTAPTRFVEAGDNTFAYRRFGLPGEPPVLFIQHFRGNLDNFDPAITDALAASREVILFDNVGVGASTGKAPNTIAGMAADTARFVLALGLAQVDVLAHSMGGQVAQQLAATRPSLVRKLILVGTGPRGGTDMVRMSDYALSLFTIPFEPADLMWIPIQFSGSEAGQAAGRAYLKRIRARTDRDSDVSAETAMAHAAAAAEWGRPYQRRDYLQRITHPVLVVNGSEDVIIPTVNSFLLQQELPNAELVIYPDSNHGAHFQYHERFAATVLEFLDR, encoded by the coding sequence ATGACTCAACTCGATGCGCCCGCCGCGGCCGACACGCACAACACCGCTCCGACCCGGTTCGTCGAAGCCGGCGACAATACCTTCGCCTACCGCCGGTTCGGGCTTCCGGGTGAGCCGCCTGTGCTGTTCATCCAGCACTTCCGCGGAAACCTCGACAACTTCGATCCCGCGATCACCGACGCCCTGGCCGCGAGCCGGGAGGTGATCCTGTTCGACAACGTCGGAGTCGGCGCCTCAACGGGGAAGGCCCCCAACACGATCGCGGGAATGGCAGCAGACACGGCGCGCTTCGTCCTGGCACTCGGCCTGGCCCAGGTCGACGTGCTGGCCCATTCGATGGGCGGTCAGGTCGCCCAGCAGCTCGCCGCCACGCGCCCCAGCCTGGTCCGCAAGCTGATTCTCGTGGGCACAGGTCCGCGCGGCGGCACCGACATGGTCCGGATGAGCGACTACGCACTGAGCCTGTTCACGATCCCGTTCGAGCCGGCCGACCTCATGTGGATCCCGATCCAGTTCTCCGGCTCGGAGGCGGGCCAGGCCGCCGGCCGTGCCTACCTGAAGCGCATCCGCGCGCGCACCGACCGCGACTCCGACGTCAGCGCCGAGACGGCGATGGCGCATGCCGCCGCGGCCGCGGAATGGGGCCGACCGTACCAGCGACGCGACTACCTGCAGCGGATCACCCACCCCGTGCTCGTCGTCAACGGCAGCGAGGACGTGATCATCCCGACGGTGAACTCCTTCCTGCTGCAGCAGGAGCTGCCGAATGCCGAGCTCGTGATCTACCCGGACTCCAACCACGGGGCGCACTTCCAGTACCACGAGCGATTCGCGGCGACCGTTCTCGAGTTTCTGGACCGCTGA